Within Deltaproteobacteria bacterium, the genomic segment CGCGAGGGGTGAGCGTAACTCGTGCGAGAGCGTCGCCAGGAACGCGTCTTTGGCGCGATCGGCGGCCTCGGCCACAGCGGCGGCGGCGGCGCGGACCTCGGTCCGCTGGATCGCGAGCGCGATCCGATCACCGGCGAGTCGGAGCAGCTCTACCTCTTGCTGCTGAAACTTCCTCCGGCGCATGCTCCCCACATGCAGCACGCCAATCACGCGCCCATCAATCTGGAGCGGTACGCCCGCCAACGAGTGGAGGCCCTTCTCGCGGATGAAGCGGTTCGCAACCTCATAGTTGTCCACGTCCTCCATGACAATGGGACGCCGCTCGGCCGCAATGCGGCCCGCGAAGCCCTGGCCAACTGGGATGCGCATTTGGTGCTGCTGCTCCTCCTTCAATCCGAGCGCGGCACGCACGCGAAGCTCCCCCTCCCCCCCCTCCTCCGCCAGCTGCCGCAGTAGGACCACCGCCGTGTCCGTCTGCAGTTCGTTTCGCAGGCGGGTTAGCAGCTCGCGGAGAAGATCATCCAGGGGGAGATCAAGCGCCATGTCGGTGAGGGCCTGTACGCGCCGGACGAGCGCAGTGGCGGTCTCGGCCTCGGCCCGGGCGGCCTGTTCACTCGCAAGCGCCTCGGCCAGACGCGTCGAGATCTGCTGTTCTCGCCTGGTACTGAAGTTTTCCTCCAGCAGCGTATTGCCGAGCGTCCGAAGCAGCTCCCCGTACAGGGCCAGCCGCTCTCCCGGCAGAGGCCGCTCCTTCCGGCCTACGGCCCACACTATCTCGAAGGAGCACCCGCTGTTCCGGGCGAGCCGCTCGAGCGCGTGCTGATCCATGAACGTGGTCAGCGCATACCCGGCCACCGCCACACCGACGATCTCGCCGCTGAGCATGAGCGCAGTGCCGACCACCGCGAGGCCGTCGTGGTTTTCGACCACGACCGGCGGTGGCATGTCCGCCTGGGTCAGGCAGCGTCGGATGCAGGCGGCAAAGATGCCGAGATCATGGTAGCCGGGCGTGAAGAGCTCGAAGAGGTCGGTCGGATGCACCGGCCCGCAGATCAGGCGCGCGTCGGTGTCGTACAGTTGGATCGTAAGATGGGTGACGGCGGCGTACTTCTCGAGCGCCTTCGTCCACGCCCCTCGCTCAAAGAGCGCCGCCTCCGCCTGCCCATCCGAGGACATTACGGCAGGTCGGCCGGGTAAACATAGTCTCCGTCTCCCAGCCGGTGGATTCCGTAGATCATGTAAGACCTGGTCGGCCCCCCTTCCGTTCTCAAGCAAGTGCCGTGCCGAGCCGTAGCGTGATCAGCAGACGCC encodes:
- a CDS encoding response regulator translates to MSSDGQAEAALFERGAWTKALEKYAAVTHLTIQLYDTDARLICGPVHPTDLFELFTPGYHDLGIFAACIRRCLTQADMPPPVVVENHDGLAVVGTALMLSGEIVGVAVAGYALTTFMDQHALERLARNSGCSFEIVWAVGRKERPLPGERLALYGELLRTLGNTLLEENFSTRREQQISTRLAEALASEQAARAEAETATALVRRVQALTDMALDLPLDDLLRELLTRLRNELQTDTAVVLLRQLAEEGGEGELRVRAALGLKEEQQHQMRIPVGQGFAGRIAAERRPIVMEDVDNYEVANRFIREKGLHSLAGVPLQIDGRVIGVLHVGSMRRRKFQQQEVELLRLAGDRIALAIQRTEVRAAAAAVAEAADRAKDAFLATLSHELRSPLAAILTWVHLLRRGKLDATKTAGALETIERSAKAQKHLIEDLLDVSRVVAGKLRLETQPVDLAEAIEAAVDVVRPAAQAKSVELESMLRGFRHGRVLGDPGRLQQVICNLLTNAIKFTPKGGRVAVWLEVVDSRAEIVVSDTGEGISPDFLPHVFERFRQADSTSTRAHSGLGLGLAIVRHLVELHGGTVRAESRGENKGTTFRVTLPLLSRELSRWENVSPTAGGEVPYDCHLVLEGVRVLVVDDEADVREWLTAVLAESRAAVTTVASAGEAFEALERMTPDVLMSDIGMPGEDGYALIRKVRTFASERGGQVPALALTGFASTEDRAQALAAGYQVHMSKPVDPAALVAAVAELVATPRPRLPAACLAKTEPVAIP